The Archocentrus centrarchus isolate MPI-CPG fArcCen1 chromosome 3, fArcCen1, whole genome shotgun sequence sequence tataatatttacattgtgcaatagtggtccagttagggctcagagttgagcagacggatggcttgtgggtaaaaactcttcttcaacttATAGCTTATAGCTTAAGCTTATAGTTCAAAACATGCACCGATACAATGTATATACAGTGATGTCAGAATAGTAATAtacagtggcggatctaggatttttctgagtaaggggtcatcaaggggccacagtattcatagagaggccaagtatttgtggtagatgtggtgatatatggaccaataaaaattaaagccattattTTTATCCTTGTTTTCATAATTAGGgttttattaatttacaatataaTATACATTTTGTTAGTcaaatagtcaaaaatggcAGGAAAATAGATTTCATACAGATTAACTGTGCAGGCTTGCGTGTATCTGTAGTCCACAGCCAAAGGCCCATTTTGAGCCAGGAAAACCCCGATGTAGACCCAGAAGATGTGAAGTAATCCTGGCCTGGATCCTCTTTGGTGGCAATCCAGCCTAAATACTGAGTCAGAAATACAaagtttcctctgaagggtcaactgaaaaatgaggaaaaggcAGGAAAAAATGAAACGATCTCTAATCTCCTGAACTGTTTGCTCTAGtatcaaattattatttctaaACTCATGTTTAAACCTATGCCTGTGGTTCCTTCAGGATCTGGTCTCTGCCCTGAAGGGGGCGCTGTCTGGCTCTCTGGAGGCTCTGATGTTGGGTCTGATGAAGAGCACCGCCCAGTATGACGCCTCTGAGCTCAAAGCATCCATGAAGGTCAGAGTCATGCACTACTTGTGTGCAGTGTCCCTGCAGGTGTCGCTCCCACTAAAGACCAACTATAATATGTAAATGCAAGTGTGAGTAAGGTATAAATGTCTTATATTTGACCGCGTTTCTGGTCTGAGTGTcttctttgtctgtttttgaaCACGAGAAAGCTGCTTTTGACCAGAGAGTCTTCAGTCAGTCTGCTCGCTCTCTGAGCTCAGGTCTAAAACCTGGAGGTGTAACTTCAGCTCACGGTGCCCTGGATACCTGAATTGTCCAGAAAAGCTCACTTTGATATCTaatggtgttgttgttgttgtagggTGCAAAGTTGGgttaatggtgtgtgtgtgtgtgtgtgtgtgtgtgtgtgtgtgtgtgtgtgtgtgtgtgtgtgtgtgcagggacTAGGAACCGGCGAGGAGACTTTAATTGAGCTTGTGTGCTCCAGAAACAATGAAGAACTTGTGGAGATAAAGCGGGTTTACCGAGATCGTGAGTGGCAGTGACTTTCTGAACTTCAGTAACATAAACCTGAAAatgtttataaaaatattaacttagagctgcagttaaaaaaaaatgcacttcagCAGCATCTGCTGGAGGAGATGTTCACATTAATATCCAACAATCTGACACAGCCACgctttaaaaacataataataccCAGTGTAGCTATAAAATATTACACAGAGGATGAAACTATCTGAGATAAAGACATCATTTTATCAAAAGGCAGTAAATTAACATCATTGACTTTTTCTGCAGTGTTTAAGAAGGACATGGACAAAGACGTAGCAGGAGACACGTCAGGAAACTTCGCCAAGCTGCTGCTGGCGCTGGTTCAGGTAGGACCTGGATTCAAGGCGAGCTTCGGCCACCACAAATATTTGTTTATCTACACAATACTGCAGTTACAGAtacaattttctgttttgtttcaaacagataagaaaaaactatattttcacaatatataataataattagttaCATTTAGTCATAAACTGTTATTCATAACAGTTCCTCACTGACAGTCTGAAAATATTAAGTTTCACTTTGAATGTTAGGTTAAGAAAATAAACGAGTCATTTTAGTCGGGACAAAAATCTCATCTGTGATCTGCAGACAAGACGAGATGAACCTTCGAATGTTGTCGACTACGTGAAGATCGATGAGGACGCCAGAGTGAGTCCAAATATCCCCACTTTGTTCCTTAAAGGTCCTTTTTGTAAATTCATGTGACTTTAAAACCTAAAATTTAACCAGAGTCATCAGCAGAATGTGAACCACCAACATGACTTTAAGTCCAGAAATTTGTGTTGTAGAGACATCAACACAAGTTGAACAAGGCTGGCCTGTAATTGTGTAATACCAATTTGTACCACAAGGTGGTGCATCAAGTCACGATAACTTTTATCCAATCAGGCAAAAGAAGACATTAATGTTTACAATGATAGTGTGGACGCTTTAAACGAGGTAGGCccgaaaataaatacaaaacgttttagcagtgtttctcaaactgtgggacacgccccacctgtcatgaccctgtCATGTCCTTCCTCACTCTGGtgcagggtcatgacaggtggggcgcAAACAACCTGTGAGAAATTGATGTGGCACAAATGTCTGCCGTAATTCTCACGGCGGAACAAGGAAATTATGTTAGCAACAAGTGAAAGTCTCGACTGTCTTTTGTATTcacagaaagttttttttaaaataaaaggatACCGGTGTCGTCTGAGAGGGTAATCTACGTGAGGGTGTAACTTTCAGCAGTTGGTCGACTTTTTTAGCCTTTTtcatgtaaaactgaaaaaccttTTTCATTGTTCTGTTCAAtgctttgttatatttttattactttataaTTATATGTCACCTTCAGTGGCAGtgtgtcatgtttttatttatgaatgATAATAATTATCAATAATTAATATTTGCATCCGCACACCTGAACAGCAGAATCATTTAACCGCCCTGCTGTCGAACCTTGCAGGCTCTGTATGAAGCTGGAGTGAAGAGGAAAGGAACTGACGTGGCGACCTGGATCACCATCATGTCTCAGAGGAGTGTCCCCCACCTGCAGAAAGGTGACCTGCATCctcaaaactttatttatacagacAGCCCATCCCCGTTCAGGCAGATAGCTAATGTAACGCTAACTCagtaacaatgaaaacaaaaaggcaaaaataagaaattaaaaatgataaaactcaaagttattaaaaacaacaatagaGCAGTAAAAATGATAAGAACTATAAATAAAAGCagtacaaataaaatgaaatactcATGATAAAAAACTTCACatgtaaaaattttaaatgtcattttaatatttaattttttacatcttagttaaaagaaaacagctgtGATAAAGTTTGCATTGAAAAATTCTTATGGATTGTccctctatgtgtgtgtgtgtgtgtgtgtgtgtgtgtgtgtgtgtgtgttcctctgtgtgtgtccctctgtgtgtgtgtgtgtccctctctgtgtgtgtccctctgtgtgtgtgtgtgtgtgtgtgtgtgtgtgtgtgtgtgtgtgtgtgtcccgctctgtgtgtccctctctgtgtgtgtgtgtgtgtgtccttctgtgtgtgtcccgctctgtgtgtccctctgtgtgtgtgtgtgtgtgtgtgtgtgtgtgttcctctgtgtgtgtccctctgtgtgtgtgtgtccctctgtgtgtgtgtgtgtgtgtgtgtgtgtgtccctctgtgtgtgtgtgtgtgtgtgtgtgttcctctgtgtgtgtccctctgtgtgtgtgtgtgtccctctctgtgtgtgtccctctgtgtgtgtgtgtgtgtgtgtgtgtgtgtcccgctctgtgtgtccctctctgtgtgtgtgtgtgtgtgtccttctgtgtgtgtcccgctctgtgtgtccctctgtgtgtgtgtgtgtccctctgtgtgtgtgtgtgtgttcctctgtgtgtgtccctctctgtgtgtgtgtgtccctctctgtgtgtccctctgtgtgtgtgtgtgtcagtgtttgagCGGTATAAGAGCTACAGCCCCTACGACATTAAGGAGAGCATCAGGAAGGAGGTGAAGGGAGACCTGGAGAAGTCCTTCCTCACTCTGGGTACGTCTCAGAAACGTTGCCATCAACTGTGATCATCACGAATAAAACCAAAGTTTCTCAAACCTGAAACTCACCTGACTGCAGTATAAAGGTGACCTCCTGAAGGTCTGACAGTTGCGTTCTTTCATTTAAAGTTACTGTTCTGTATTTCTGAGGCTGCAAACAGGGAGAGCTGCACGCATTAAACAAACACCGTCAGAGTGAAATTCTACTTTAAGGTGATAGGTCAGGTTAAACAGGTGTTCATCGTCTGTCCACAGTGGAGTGCTTTGAAAACAGGCAGCTGTACttcgccaacagactcaatgaAGCCATGAAGGTGAGTGTTCATATTTCTGTCCAATGGTTCTACCTGGAATGAGCCTggaactcctcctcctcctccgtccATGCTGACGTGGCGTTTTCACGATTTCATCAGAGTAAAGGAGCACAGGAGAAGGTGGTGACCAGGATCATCATTTCTCGCTGTGAAGTCGACCTGATGAAGATCAGAACAGAGTTCAAGAAGCAGCACAAGAGGTCGCTGTACCAGACCATCGCTGTGAGTCCCGCAACGTCCCACACACACTGAGAGCAGTGAACGCACCACAGAGAGAACACAAACTTTCATTTAAGgcgaaaaaaattaaaactaaacattCTTCAgtattttcctgtttcctgctacAAATACATTTGTACATGTTTACTGCCTTTGAAGTGaacaactctgtgtgtgtgtgtgtgtgtgtgtgtgtgtgtgtgtgcgcgcgcgcgggGGTGCGTGTTTAGGAGCACACTAAAGGAGACTACCAGAAAGCTCTGCTCAGTCTGTGCGGAGGAGATGACTGAAACTATGTTTCCCAGAAGGCCGCGGGGTTTAACTTTCACATTAATGTGTCTCCATCAGCTCGTCTGTGTGATGGACTTCAGTTTGTggaataaaaaccaaaaaccaaaactcGTCTGTTTGTTCTTTGAGTGAATGAACACCAGGGGGCAGCAGAGGCATGTTCAACACTGGCGGCCTGACATACACAAACGTTCAGTCAAACTTTATTCAtacagcagcaaacacacactctcaggCTGATTCAGGTGAGCGTGAAACACCAAAAACAGGTGACTGAGAAAAAGGAAGTAAAATCAACAAAAAGAACCTAAAAAGTCACAGATGACCTAATTTAAAGAATCAATATCTCAAAAATAAGAACCagatcaattttatttttttataatgacTGCATACTGAATGAGCACtggaaaaacaatgttttttaaaGTGAGCTCTTTGGAGGCAGGAAGGATGGACTGTACTGACAGCAAGTTCAATAAAGATCAAggagaaaaatgtttaaacaagattaaatattataaataaaaacagtttgagtTTTATATCCAAACCTTCATTTACAGACgtgaacattttcaaaaaagattagaaagaaaaaaagataatcATCACTTCCTTTTAAATCCAGCTTTCAGTTCTCAAATTCAAACCTCTGACATGCGTCTGTTTTTTCACTggagtaaaaaataaagatcATTTGTACAtcactgtgtttagttttgattTCTATTTTAAACTTTGGAAACAGGATCAAAGTTATTCTGAAGTAAAACCACCTGAACGTTTTCTGTTTATCAGATTTATGTGATTCTCCATGTGCACTTTTATAGAAAATAGATAACTGCTTTTCCTGTGTCCGTGTACAGCAGCGTCTGCTGTGTGGAGACCcgtcctttgacctctgactcaCAGCACAGCTGAACCTGGAGCTGCTGAACGATAACTCACATTATTTTGTAGTTTTCTCCACGAACTCGTTGATTTGGAGTCTGTCAGGCGACTGCTCTGAAAATAAAGCTCAAGCCAACTCTCCTGATGACTGATCAGTGTTTGTAGGATCAAAGTCAGTATTTGATGTCAAAATATTGGTTATTAATTAGTCCCCGGCAGACTGACGTAGACACATATTTGTggtgcgtgtttgtgtttgtatgcctctgctgctcctcgggttgtttttcctttaatcgTTCGtaggttttctgttgtttgtttgctgctaattttttaattaaagatgcTGATTTTACCTCGAGCAACTCCCGCTGATTTGCATTTGTTCAGCCGAGGAAAGAAGCTTTTGCTGTttagagagaggaagaagaggaggaacaaAGAGAAAATCTTTAAACATTAATATTCACTGCAATGAAATGTGAACTGAATTCAAATAGTCCAACTTAAAATCTTTATTTGAATATAATTTAGTGTCTTAAGTTTAGAcaaccaaaagctgcagttccagtgcagtccagcagaggctccagcagtgaggCAGTCCCCAAAGACTCCcattaaagcagaaataaacattaatGAGCACCAGAcctactgtatatatatatatatatatatatatatatatatatatatatatatatatatatatatatatatatatatatatatatatatatatatatataataggcCGAGTGCTGAAAATGATGGGGTTTGTGTGTTAACAAACATGAGTCCACATGTATAATGAGACTCTAAAAGGTCTGACCTGAAGTATTTTAcctgcaaaccacagttttttttttctggaagtaGTAACCATCAGAGGTCATTGTGAGTAACAAAAACTGGAATAGAGCATCACAGAGGTCGTGGTGTTCCACAGGGCTCGATTATCAATCCTCTActtttcattcacatttaaattcTATCCTTCTTTGTCAAAGCACAAAATGTTCCCCCGTCATAACAGCtgtagggtgtgtgtgtgtgaatctttTTATAACTCACCTTTAAATTGCTTTAaggtttgcattattaggggtgtCGTCTCTTTGATTGACCAACAATTAAGACATGGCCTGTTCCTACAGGTGATCATAGAGGAAAAGGCAGATTAGGGATTCCTGGCTAAGAATCTCAAGGTTTTAGTGCTTTCTCCTGTATCACAGTGGTCCACTGGGAGCTGTTGAACATTCTCTGGTTCATCACAGTCAGGAGCTGCTAACAGAGAATGTGGCCATTAGATTCTCCAACCTGTGAAGAACTGTGGGCTAAAATTACAGCTCACAGGTGAGACTTCCACTCTTTGATCTCTTCTTTCCAACCTGCTCATCACTATGTGAGTTTTCAGATTTTCACTGGTGAGTTTCTGAGTTCAGAAATGAAGACCTGAGGAGATagctgttcagagattttgtgATAATGAAGTTGCCAGCAGCTCTCCAGACTGGGCTGCTCTGCTGACCTGTGCGAGCATTATTTGTTTAAAGCCCAGCTAATCCTTGATTGTCACGCTCCCATAATCCCATCGCCCGTATTCCTTGTGAATCCCCCTCCCCTCCTTTCCTCCCACACAGACTTCATAAAATCACCACGACCACCACTCCAACATGAACCAAATGTCAGCCTCAAATTACAGCCGCCGCTCCCCCATCGGTCACATCATGCACTCATGTGGAGGACTGGGAGGTGAAACtagcagaggaggagggggtaATTTGAACACTGGAGAAATAAGAAACAAACCGCCTGTGCTGAGATTAAAGAAAGATGGTGATCGTGTTTGACcacttctgtttctttctctgacCTTTACTTTTGGCCCagtgcaaaaaaattaaaagtaaaagcaaaCCTTTAGATCAGCCCAGCTGTCCCAACAGCAGCTTTTGTGTGGGGATGTTGAGTTAATGGGTAAACTGGAAACAGGAAGGAGTAATGTGACAGCACGAAAGGAAGTGTGAGGACATCTGGAGGACAGAGGGAGAACTACAGGATCTGAAATGAAGTCTTTTAAAACTCAAACAGCTGCTGGGACACATGATGCTGTTCCTCACTTCCTGTCATATATCTCCAGAGTTCCTAATACTGAGCTCGATGTATGTTCCCCGTGAGCCTGAAGCTTAAGACTGCTCAAAACACTCAGTTTATCAAGTTTGTTCTACTCCTggatctgtgtgatgtcacagagagggaTATCCTCATATGGttatctcaggcacacagctgtaGTGCTGAGCAAAGAAACTCCACCCACTTTTGTGTATAAGGGGGAAGCAAATTAGAAGATAGCTGTAGTAaagtgggaggagctaaaacaactTGTTTCAGACAGCGGATGAGGggcttattttcttatttataagACAATAAAGGATTGGGCAcccaggtggctcagtggtggagcaggcgaccacatgccTATGTTGCAGTGTGGGTTtaagtcccggcccgtcgccagcTTGCCTGCGTGTCCTCCCCTGTATCTTCCCCTATTTCCTGTCTCCTTCTACTGaagataaaagccactgtggccaaaaatgcaaaaaaaccagACAACAAAGGATTatgttgaactgtgaatcatgtaaAGCTGCTTTAGGAGAGTTCAAGAATTAAAGTATACAAGATCAACTTCAGGTCTTACTGTGTTGTTTCTCTTCACTGTTGGTTTACGCCTTTTAGTTGTAGATTTGTGTCTCTTTAAGTTTAACTTTAAAAGAACCATTTGATCTGAGCTGTGGTCCCGGGACTTATCCATCCCCTTCATGGTTTATGTTCACAtctttgttggctgcacatctgtACCCAGATGGGCAGTTTAAGTCTTTGCATGGGTCAACATACGCTGctcaaaaatgaaaggaacacatgtgagttcagcatcagtttcagctgctttggtgttcacgaaattaacaacaggtgcactacagGGGTTAACAATGAGAgaacccccaaacaggaatggtttacagGTGTTTGGTGAGTCAAGGTGACTGATGCAGGGTTTATACTGGCAGATTTGTTTTGACtaacttaaatttttttcttttaaagctttaaaggtTTTTGCAGCTGAGCGTGTTTGAGAAATGGTTTTTACCCAAAGAGGCAGAAGGACCCTCGGTGTTGCTGTCAGctgtgaaagaatgagatctTGGGATGTTTAACTTTTCtgtctgcatatttttaaaatttgttttattgagTCTTTTATTGGTGGTATGTCTTAAAGGTACTTTCTGTAGTTATGCAAGCTTTAATAACCGGGGGCAGCATTTCAACTGATGCATGCTGCTGGTTTTAAtctttaatatttcttttttaatctttactcAGGCACCATTTAAATAAGAAACTGCTGAGTGGGGGTCTTTTTCTGGTAAACTCACTTGTGGTACAAACTGGTATTACATGAAAGTACAGCCCCACTCTGGTTCAGTTCCATTTCATATCTCACAGATTTTAATCTTGAAGTCATAGCTGTTGTTTCTTCATGTTCTCTTGATGGTGTCGGGTAATTTGGAAACTATTATTTTTAGATGTATTAATTTCTGAAAGgcacctttttatttttgatttgaatattcatttttttgtatttgtttttggtgtttttcttgAATTGTTGTGTGGTGAATCAGTTGTCTGCTGAATAATTAAAGCTTTACAGGCTGGTGATTTATGAAGTGTTTTCAATCATCTGAGGGATTAACAATGATCTGATAAATGACCGTAACCCCGATGCATGAGGAGGCAGCCTCCTCTGAAGGGGGGAAGTTTACctctgacacccccccccccgggtTGCTCTCCCGCCGCAGGTTTAGTTTTAATGGTGGCGTAGCTCTCAGCTGTTTCCTCTCAGACCGTTAAAGGTCtcccctcattttctttttcttttttagctccATCTTCTGTCACTGAGCAGCCAAAATgttcacagatttaaaaaaaaagaaaaggtggacACCTGGATCACTCTTCCAGCTGTGAACACGGATAATTTACAGGAAGAAGCAATTACTGAAGATTTAAGAGATAAAAAGACAAACGATGCATGTATAATGCAGAGCAGCAGATTTCACTGAAACCATTTAGTGTCTTTTCAGCTCAAATCAAAGCTTCAAGTCCTGAATTCTGATGAGCGCACCAGGCGGCCGCGATCTGGAAAATGAACAATTAAGAAGCGCGTCGCTAATTAAGCGCAGAGATCAAGCGCCTTTCTTTTCCCGCCCTCGAGGAGCTTCTTCCACCGAGCCCCTTTGATCAAAGCGAGGCCCCGAGCGGCGATCCGGCCCCGCGACGGCACGTTTCCCCCGCTGGCTAAACACAGATTAACACTCAGAAGAGAGAGGAGCAAAAAccgacagagacagaaaacacaacaaatatttCCTGCTGAAGGATCCATGAAAGCTGCAGCTTGTTGAATCATCATGAGTGAAAACAAAGAGGCCCGCtgctctctgcagctctgctctcCGAAGCCAAATGCAAATGAAGCAGCTGTAAAAGTTTGATTCGCGCCCGCCGACTGAGCCGCACATATTTAATGCTCCTCATTCCTTTCTTCTGCGCTTGTTCTTGGGGAACATGCAAAGTTTATCAGCAGGGCCTGTATCCTGGCTTTCATGTCGGGCCTCGGCGCATCAACGCTGCCGCTGACAGAGATTGAGGAGTCAGGTAGGAGCAGAGTTCGCCTGCAGGGCCGAGTGACGCCCATGTCTGCTAATCGGCCCTGACGTGTTCCTGATGCCAGCCCTTCATTAGAAGCTCCTTTAAAGGGGCTCCGACCTTCTGCGGGACCCGGGCACCCGCCTGTGTCGGCCTTTGATTCCCGTGCCTCCCTGGCTTTCAGCTCGTCATAATGACAGCGCCGCTGACAGCTCCTCATCATGCGCCTCTTGTCGTCTTTTGTGGGAAGTTTTGCAACAATTAGCATAAATATTTGATCTCCTTCCGccccgctgctgctgctgagacgGGATCCGGCTGAAAGGCTGCCGGAAAACAGCAAACCTTTGTAAAGTGTACTTTTCTCCCCGTTAACATACAAAGATGAAGCGAGGGAGGCAAACAGCCAAACACATGTATCCTTTGTGGAATCTTTTATTGAACATATTTGGGAGCAAAGAGAGTAGAGTTTGATTATGAGGCAAATGCAAATCTCCCCACACTTGTACGCATTATGTATTTCACACCAACTTATTTACATTCTAGATGGAAAGCAATCGGCTGGAAGTTTACTGAGGGAATCGTGGCTCCCCTGCCGACAGAGAGTCAAGAAACTTTCAGGTAAGTAGTGCAGAAAACTCACAGAGCAACTTTTCCTTCAGTCGTTGGCGGCGAGATAACGAAGGCGGGAACATGATAAGGCCACATTATGTTGTGCCAATTAATTTCTGTGTCTGCGAGCGCCCGCAGCCACCAGCagcaaaattaaatatatactCACATGTGATTTCAAAGGAGGTGGAAACCCAGAGCCCACTGTGGAAGACTTTACTTAAGCTGGAGGAAGAGcatcattaaaattaaaggCAGGCGCAAAATTTCACCAGTTGCTGCCGCTGGCTAACACTCAGcacttcaaaacaaaacatgcgGCCTGCCGACTCCAGTCAAATGCTCCTCGTTCACTATTTGATGCTGTCTGTTGGATCGGAGATGATTATCCCCCCAATGAAACattcacagaaagaaaatgaaaagaaaaacccaaaaacTCGACTCAAGATATGACCAGaggcctttatttttttgggctAATTCTAATCAAAAGGGCTCATCATGTGACCCAGAGAAATACCCCGAGTAGAGAAACCAGATCGTCTGGGTCCCACCATGAGGAAGAAGCAATATGCCAAAATTACAGACTGTATATAGAAGATGGCTGTAGCCTCTAGGAATGGGCATTtcaagcaaacacacaatgtgatattcactgtgaactATTCCATGTATTTTTAAAGATTGCCTAACTCACTTTTGCATGTCTGtatgtagttactgtagcagcTACATCCACCTGTctccatccacctgtcagtcacaggccacgcccctaatgatgcaaactttaagccataaaacaatttaaacaggtgagttattgACCACCCCCCAGgttaacatgtttatttctactgtaaagttggacattttaacatgggattGACTCACTGCTGACACAGGTGAAACTGTTGTGAACCGCAACAACATGACTGGTTGATATGAGTCCAGGTTTGGCTGTTGATTGGCTCTTTGGGGGACGGGGCAGGACAACCACCACATTTGACGTTAAACAGTCCAGATTCGTGCTCAGGATTCTTCGAGTGCCAGGCTCATGGGACACTCCCACTAtggtttccatttttaaaatcttggAGGTTGGTGCTCGgtgacaacaaacaaaaaataaataaaaattttaagacACGAAATAGTTGTTTCAACTCTTGGATGGATATTGTTGTTTCTCATCCAACTTAATGTTTCATTATTGAAACGTTTGAGCAGCTAAGCAGAAGCAGTGGTAACGATCAGCCCTGAAGGCCTCCGTGTATCCGCGGGCCgctgccttcttcttcttcttcctcatgGATTACGAAACTGTGGCTGCAGCGTGTCTATCTGACAACTGCAGCATGTAAAATCAAACAAAGGCATCATCATCACAGCATGTTGGTCGACAGGAGCGTCCCCGTGCCATCACTTCAAAGGAAAAATGGTTATAATGTGATTCAGTGCTTCTGAAACAGCTTTGATCCAACTCTCATATGTGCACACCGGCTGCTCTGCTGGCAGTTTTCACCTCATCTGTCATCACAGATGTCGTCTTTTTCCTGTATATCCTCTGTatgtccagcccttctccacaGAACATGGTGATTCTCTCCCACGATGCTTGCCTCTCGCCTCGATCATGAACCTCATCGTCATCTCTCACCCAACTCCCTAACAAAGCCATCATGTAAATAGACTCAGTCAGCTGTGTCCTCCATCTCTGATCCCCCTCTCCAATACATATATCATCAACATAATAACCCTCATCCACCCCACCCGCCCCTGGGTCACCACAGGACCCCACCCACCTTCAGGCACCCGCAGTACCAGTGGGATTTATTACCAAAGGCATGGGCGGGATCCAGCGCCCAGGTTTCCTCAGAAGCACTAAACATCTGATcatttcagtgctttttttccATTCTACGGCTGCTCTGTGGTTAACTGTACTAACAagtctgcttcctgtttgattCTTCTAATTTGTAGATGAGTTTGGTTTATGATGATAACATTACTAAATGTAAACAAGAGGAGGATAATCTTACTGACCAGCAGCTGTAATTCAGAGGAGGTGAATGGTGAACATTTCATCTACTTttcaaatatttcaaataaCCTTTTTCATTTATAAA is a genomic window containing:
- the LOC115774918 gene encoding annexin A2-B translates to MALVSEFLGQLTLSYGGEVELKHPTVVPARDFDPARDAARIDTAIKTKGVDEQTIIDILTRRSYEQRREIAFEYERFAKKDLVSALKGALSGSLEALMLGLMKSTAQYDASELKASMKGLGTGEETLIELVCSRNNEELVEIKRVYRDLFKKDMDKDVAGDTSGNFAKLLLALVQTRRDEPSNVVDYVKIDEDARALYEAGVKRKGTDVATWITIMSQRSVPHLQKVFERYKSYSPYDIKESIRKEVKGDLEKSFLTLVECFENRQLYFANRLNEAMKSKGAQEKVVTRIIISRCEVDLMKIRTEFKKQHKRSLYQTIAEHTKGDYQKALLSLCGGDD